The sequence CAATTTCTAGTGCCTGCTCACCCGTATCTGGCTGAGATAAAAGCAATTCATCAATATTTACTCCTAATTTTTGTGCATAATCAGGATCGAGCGCATGTTCGGCATCGATAAACGCTGCTTGTCCACCTTTTTTCTGAACTTCTGCGATTGCATGAAGGGCAACGGTTGTTTTACCGGAACTTTCAGGACCATAGATTTCGATAATCCGTCCTCTTGGATATCCGCCTACACCAAGTGCAGTATCTAAGGCTAATGAGCCACTAGGAACGGTTGAGATTCTGCGATCTGTTTGCTCTCCCAGCTTCATAATTGAGCCTTTACCAAATTGTTTTTCTATTTGTTTTAATGCCTGTTCAAGGGCTACTTGTCGATCACTCACAAAATTTCCTCCTTTAATATAAAAACAGTATCGTAAATCCCCTACTGATTTTATTATTAATCTATGTTTAATATATATCTTTTTTATCTTTTTGTCTATCAAAATATCGAACGTTTATTCGTTATTTTTCATTGCCAAATCCTACTTAAAATTGAATAATTAGTTATGTTTCTATTAATATTATGTAATCATTTGCTATTAAAATTGAAAGGCAATGTTTCGTTAATCCGATATTGAAAAGAGAAGAGGCTGTTTTTAAGTTAACAGCCTCTCTTCCAAATCAGTTAATATTTTTTAATAAATAGTGGCATCCCCATTTAACTGTACGAATACGAATGTTTGTACGATTACCACTTAACGCTAACTTCTCAACTATTGTTGGTTTTCCTTTTATGCTAATTCCAACATAGACCGTTCCAACGGGTTTTCCTTCCAATTCATCAGGCCCTGCAACACCTGTAAAGCTAATGCCAATGTCTGCATTCATTATATTTGCCACGTTTTCTGCCAATTCTTGTGCGCATTGACTACTCACAACGCCATGAGAGTCAATCGTTTCTTTTTTTACCTTTACTACATTTTGTTTGACTTCAGGTGTATAACAGACAATCCCGCCTTTTAATAGCATTCCAGCACCTGGAGTCGCTGTTAATTCTTTTTGGAACATTCCCCCTGTTAAACTTTCAGCTGCTGCGATCGTTAATTGGTTTTCCTGCAAGACTTTAGAAAGTTCACTCATTAACGATGTTTCATTATAACCGTAAAAGTAATCCCCTACACGGTCTAAAATAAGTCGTTCTGTCCTTTCAATCATTTCAATTGCTTCTGTATCAGATTGATGCTTAGCTGTAATTCTTAATGTTACTTCATTATTTCCAGCTAGTGGCGCAATGGTAGGGTTTGTTTGTCCATCGATTAAATCTTCAATCTCTGTCTCTAACTGAGATTCCCCGATTCCAAAGAATCGTAACACTCTTGAAACAATTCTTTCTTTTAATTGTAGCTTCTCTATCAAATACGGTTGAGCATATGTTAAAAACATTGGTTCCATTTCTGATGGCACACCTGGGAAGAGCATATATGTATGGGTTTCTGTTGAATATGCGATCCCTGGTGCCATTCCGTGATCATTCGGTAGAATTTCTGAGCCTTCAAACACCAATGCCTGCTTTTTATTATTCTCTGTCATTATTCGACCTGTACGATTATAGTGCTCAGCTATCGTTTCTAAAGCTTTTTGATCCATCACAAGCTTCCGATTTAAATGGTCCGAAATGGTTTCTTTTGTTAAATCATCCTTTGTCGGTCCCAGTCCTCCCGTGAAAATGAGCAAATTCGAACGTCTTTCGGCTATTTCAATTACTTGCTTTAAACGAGCTGGATTATCACCAACAACTGTATGATAAAAAACATTAACTCCTAAGTCAGCTAAGTTTTTAGATAAAAAACGAGCATTTGTATTGGCAATTTGCCCTAACAATAATTCAGAACCAACAGCAATGATTTCTGCGTTCAAAAAAATCCCCCTTTTCGTATTTTATCACCCTTTATTTTGATCTCATAAACGGCTCTTTATTTTTCCAGAAATAATCGAGTCCCGACCAAACTGTAAAAAATAACGCCACCCAAAGTGCAATCATATCAAATGGAATCCCAAACCATTCGAAGAAAATATTATGTAATAATAACGAAGAAATAGCCACAATTTGAGCCCAAGTTTTAATTTTACCAAGCATATTAGCAGCGACTACTTCTCCTGCACCTGCCAAGACTAGGCGCAGACCTGTAACAGCAAATTCTCTACTAATAATAATAATGACAATCCAAGATGGTGCCATCTGCAGTTCTACTAATACAATCAGAGCGGCAGAGACAAGCAGTTTATCTGCAAGCGGATCAAGAAATTTCCCCATATTTGTTACTAAATTGTATTTACGAGCATAATAACCGTCAACCCAATCTGTGGTTGCCGCTATAATAAAGATTAAAGCACCAACAAAGTGTGTAACCGGCATGTTTGCTCCTAAAAACGTCATTTCTCCCCATGAGAAATCTACAAGCATAATAAATACAAAAATAGGGATCATAAATATTCTTGAAATCGTGATTTTATTAGGTAAATTCATTTACTACTCCTCCAATGAAACCTCCAATGTGTTTGGAAATAACTTACTTTTTATCTTGAATCTAAAATCGTGAAAAAAGTCATCAGAATGTGATGACTATTGATCGTCTTTTACATAACGAATGGTAATATTTTGACGAACAACCTCTGTTGGAGAAACAGCGTACTCTAACTTTTGGTCATTTACATAGATTTCTGTATCACTTGATCTTCCTGCTACAATCGTTATTTCTGCTTCTTGCGACAAGTCAAACGTTTGACTTTCTGTTTCACCACCTGCTTTCAATAATCCTTGAAAGAAAGAATTTCCACTCCCATTGCTAATACTTACCCAAGTTTCACCCGTTGACACCACTTTTAATTGGAATGTATCCGCACTTTTTAGCTCATAAGTAGATCTAGCGCCACTTGATTCAACAACGGTTAATTCTTGATTAACAGGTTCTGGTTCTGGTTCTTTGGTTTCCTCAGGTTGATTAGTATCATCTTTTGACTCTTCTTCGGCTTTTTCTACTGAATTGTCATTATTGTCCTTGTTATCATTTTCCAACTCTTTAGATTGCTCATATGTAACTTCTTGATTATTTTTCCCTTTTTCAGAAGCCAGATTTGTGTCAGTACCAGTGTTTTTTGAGAAAGCCCACCAAATAAAGACAAAAATACTTATAACAACAGCCACAACCAATAGCTTTGGCAATAAATCGATCACTTTAGAGTGATTCTCATGGAGCATTTGTTTTGTTTGAACCCTTGATAGTTGACCCGGAACATCTTCTGAATGCGTACTCGGAATCTCATTGTCAAATTCCTTGAACAGTTCTTCCGGATTTAGTCCAACCGCTTCTGCATATTGTTTAATAAAAGCCCGAACATAAAATGCTCCTGGCATCAAACTATAATTTCCTTCTTCAATGCCGATTAAATATCTTTTTTGAATTTTCGTAATTTCTTGTAAATCATCTAAACTTAAATTCTTCGACAATCTAGCTTCTTTCAATCGAGTACCAAGCTCTGACATTTGTAACACCTTCCTACTACTTAAAAATCAAACTCTCCGAATTCTGCAGTAGAAAACAAATTGTTTTTTTCCACAATATCGTATGAAATTTCTTCTTCTGGATGATGGCGAAGCTCAATAATATAGTCAAAATCATCCAAAGAATACTCTGTATTTTGCACAAAAATATCGGGATGCTCGATTACTTTTACTGCAGGTAATCTCATAATTTCACGTATAAGCTGCCAATGTTTTTCATTTGCTCTTCTTGTAGAAACAATTCCATCAATAATGAAGAGATTGTCCTCACTGTACTCCTCTTCAATTAGTTGATTGCGAATCGTTTGCTTTAATAAAGTAGAAGAAACAAAAAGCCATTTTTTATTGGCACACACACTAGAAGCCACGATGGACTCTGTTTTACCAACCCGTGGCATTCCTCTAATTCCAATTAATGTATGTCCCTTTTGCTTGAAGATTTCTGCCATAAAGTCAACTAATATTCCTAAATCATTGCGGACAAAGCGAAAAGTTTTTTTATCATCAGCGTCTCTTTGTATGTATCGGCCATGCCTGACAGCCAGTCGATCCCGTAATTGTGGTTTCCTTAATTTAATTAATTTTATTGTATCCATTGTCGTTAATATTGACTCTAACCTTTTAATTTGTTGGTCATCTTTCGCTAAAATGAGAAGTCCCCGTCTTTTTTCCTCTACTCCATTAATCGTTACAATATTAATAGACATCATCCCTAGAAGTGAAGAAATATCCCCAAGCAATCCTGGCCGATTGGCTTGTATTTCGTATTCTAAATACCATTCCTGCTTCTCCATTTCATTCCCCCTATTTCCTTCCCCCATTACCCCCTAGTTGTAAAATAAAAACCGTTCCATACGATATCTCATTATCGTATCATAAAGTGAAACTTCCATCAGTGAGGGCTTTCTTCCATCCCCCACTGATGGAAAGCCGAGGCC is a genomic window of Niallia sp. XMNu-256 containing:
- a CDS encoding DUF3388 domain-containing protein; the encoded protein is MEKQEWYLEYEIQANRPGLLGDISSLLGMMSINIVTINGVEEKRRGLLILAKDDQQIKRLESILTTMDTIKLIKLRKPQLRDRLAVRHGRYIQRDADDKKTFRFVRNDLGILVDFMAEIFKQKGHTLIGIRGMPRVGKTESIVASSVCANKKWLFVSSTLLKQTIRNQLIEEEYSEDNLFIIDGIVSTRRANEKHWQLIREIMRLPAVKVIEHPDIFVQNTEYSLDDFDYIIELRHHPEEEISYDIVEKNNLFSTAEFGEFDF
- a CDS encoding competence/damage-inducible protein A, which produces MNAEIIAVGSELLLGQIANTNARFLSKNLADLGVNVFYHTVVGDNPARLKQVIEIAERRSNLLIFTGGLGPTKDDLTKETISDHLNRKLVMDQKALETIAEHYNRTGRIMTENNKKQALVFEGSEILPNDHGMAPGIAYSTETHTYMLFPGVPSEMEPMFLTYAQPYLIEKLQLKERIVSRVLRFFGIGESQLETEIEDLIDGQTNPTIAPLAGNNEVTLRITAKHQSDTEAIEMIERTERLILDRVGDYFYGYNETSLMSELSKVLQENQLTIAAAESLTGGMFQKELTATPGAGMLLKGGIVCYTPEVKQNVVKVKKETIDSHGVVSSQCAQELAENVANIMNADIGISFTGVAGPDELEGKPVGTVYVGISIKGKPTIVEKLALSGNRTNIRIRTVKWGCHYLLKNIN
- a CDS encoding RodZ domain-containing protein, which translates into the protein MSELGTRLKEARLSKNLSLDDLQEITKIQKRYLIGIEEGNYSLMPGAFYVRAFIKQYAEAVGLNPEELFKEFDNEIPSTHSEDVPGQLSRVQTKQMLHENHSKVIDLLPKLLVVAVVISIFVFIWWAFSKNTGTDTNLASEKGKNNQEVTYEQSKELENDNKDNNDNSVEKAEEESKDDTNQPEETKEPEPEPVNQELTVVESSGARSTYELKSADTFQLKVVSTGETWVSISNGSGNSFFQGLLKAGGETESQTFDLSQEAEITIVAGRSSDTEIYVNDQKLEYAVSPTEVVRQNITIRYVKDDQ
- the pgsA gene encoding CDP-diacylglycerol--glycerol-3-phosphate 3-phosphatidyltransferase gives rise to the protein MNLPNKITISRIFMIPIFVFIMLVDFSWGEMTFLGANMPVTHFVGALIFIIAATTDWVDGYYARKYNLVTNMGKFLDPLADKLLVSAALIVLVELQMAPSWIVIIIISREFAVTGLRLVLAGAGEVVAANMLGKIKTWAQIVAISSLLLHNIFFEWFGIPFDMIALWVALFFTVWSGLDYFWKNKEPFMRSK